In Aliivibrio wodanis, a genomic segment contains:
- a CDS encoding transposase, IS30 family has product MGHQYKQLTLSERYQIEAWNTHSISAREIGQKLKRSNGSISRELRRCPVGSYSAEQAHKHAFQKRTLSIKHTKCGQKNKKIIQIYLQLGWSPEQISGRMHKEKIENTICCSTIYNVVKREHWQRMLARKGKKYKQRKGVEAGARLIPNRADISLRPAIVDDNSEIGHWEGDTVYGQDGYLVTMVERVSKLLVTCKVRSKSKKAVTRGINRMMKPFKELCKTITFDNGGEFAGHAKIAKHLNCDIYFAKPYHSWQRGLNENTNGLLRRFFPKGMAIGELAAKEVKQAEFLINSRPRKALNFLSPSEFLSGKRVSVIVTI; this is encoded by the coding sequence ATGGGACACCAATATAAGCAACTGACACTAAGTGAAAGATACCAGATTGAAGCTTGGAATACACATAGTATTTCTGCTCGGGAAATAGGACAAAAATTAAAACGGAGCAATGGCTCCATTTCAAGGGAATTACGACGCTGTCCTGTTGGAAGTTATTCTGCCGAGCAAGCGCATAAACATGCTTTTCAAAAAAGAACACTTTCAATTAAGCACACAAAGTGTGGCCAAAAGAATAAGAAAATAATTCAAATATACCTACAACTTGGTTGGAGCCCAGAGCAAATATCTGGACGAATGCATAAAGAAAAAATAGAAAATACAATATGTTGCAGTACTATTTACAATGTAGTTAAAAGAGAGCATTGGCAAAGAATGCTTGCTCGAAAAGGTAAAAAATACAAACAGCGTAAAGGTGTAGAAGCTGGAGCAAGACTAATTCCCAACCGCGCTGATATCTCTCTCCGGCCTGCTATTGTTGACGATAACTCAGAAATTGGCCACTGGGAAGGTGATACTGTTTATGGTCAAGATGGGTATTTAGTCACTATGGTAGAGCGAGTATCTAAGCTATTAGTTACTTGCAAAGTACGTAGCAAGTCTAAAAAAGCAGTCACTCGTGGGATAAATCGCATGATGAAGCCCTTTAAAGAACTTTGCAAAACAATCACATTTGATAATGGCGGAGAGTTTGCGGGTCATGCTAAGATAGCTAAGCATCTGAACTGTGACATTTATTTTGCTAAACCTTACCATTCCTGGCAACGAGGTTTGAATGAAAATACCAATGGTTTACTAAGGCGTTTTTTCCCAAAGGGAATGGCCATTGGAGAACTTGCTGCAAAAGAGGTTAAACAGGCAGAGTTTTTGATTAATTCGAGACCTAGAAAGGCATTAAATTTTCTGAGTCCGAGTGAGTTTTTAAGCGGTAAGCGTGTGTCGGTTATTGTTACGATCTAG
- a CDS encoding PTS system, permease-specific phosphorylation site EIIA component — protein MITTLVNTNLIKLNLEATTKDGVFSELAEMLLKNNRIDNKENFLAGIYEREAQCVTSDMGIAYPHTKNAAVIEPAIAIGVSKTAIEYGADDDQPTVFFMIASPESGDHHIYALQALFEKFGDDLIADMQKATTEQDILDLLIN, from the coding sequence ATGATCACTACATTAGTAAATACCAACTTAATTAAATTGAACTTAGAAGCGACAACGAAAGATGGCGTATTTTCTGAGTTAGCTGAAATGTTATTAAAAAATAACCGTATCGATAATAAAGAAAACTTTTTAGCGGGTATTTATGAGCGTGAAGCGCAGTGTGTGACTTCTGATATGGGAATTGCTTACCCTCATACAAAAAATGCCGCGGTTATTGAACCAGCTATTGCGATTGGCGTATCAAAAACGGCGATTGAATACGGTGCTGATGATGACCAACCAACCGTATTTTTTATGATTGCCTCACCAGAAAGCGGCGATCACCACATTTATGCACTACAAGCGTTATTTGAAAAATTCGGTGATGATCTAATTGCAGATATGCAAAAAGCGACGACCGAGCAAGACATTTTAGATTTACTGATTAATTAA
- a CDS encoding putative HTH-type regulatory protein, AraC family, which translates to MGLVFNTVLEALLSERESFNQIWFAGDKVTPPSCCYQVNFPRLELVISGEYLNQIEDPDIGITEVKIMAGDALYIPPNCWNKPNWSEDCSVLSLLFGRRQVGFSLVSKRKGEEGFYDVQKYSIQTRTGHAIDNILEALNALAREPNKNQIDEYLLLALLSYSKTMLGEPNDVISPKKRSEDLYQGICIYIQENFHRSIDRNNIASRFNISPNHLSRMFRQQGHMTLADYITWVRIERAKFMLKKYTFRLTEVATRCGFQDVNYFYRVFKKKTSYTPSDYRTMVKI; encoded by the coding sequence ATGGGTTTAGTATTTAATACTGTTTTAGAGGCGCTACTGTCAGAAAGAGAAAGCTTTAATCAGATCTGGTTTGCAGGCGATAAAGTGACGCCTCCCTCATGTTGTTACCAAGTTAACTTTCCCCGTTTAGAGCTAGTGATTAGCGGTGAGTACCTAAATCAGATCGAAGATCCAGACATTGGGATTACTGAAGTTAAAATCATGGCGGGAGACGCGCTCTATATCCCACCAAACTGCTGGAATAAACCTAATTGGAGTGAGGATTGTTCTGTACTGAGCTTACTTTTTGGTCGCAGACAAGTGGGGTTCAGTTTAGTGAGTAAGCGTAAGGGCGAAGAGGGTTTCTATGATGTGCAAAAGTACAGTATTCAAACTCGAACTGGCCATGCGATTGATAACATTTTAGAAGCGCTAAATGCTCTCGCTCGTGAACCTAATAAAAACCAGATTGATGAGTATCTACTTTTGGCATTGTTGAGTTATAGCAAAACAATGTTAGGGGAGCCAAATGATGTCATCTCTCCTAAAAAGCGCAGTGAAGATCTTTATCAAGGGATATGCATTTATATCCAAGAAAACTTCCATCGTAGTATTGATAGAAATAATATCGCTAGTCGTTTTAATATTTCGCCAAACCATTTGTCTCGTATGTTTAGGCAGCAAGGGCATATGACGCTAGCAGATTATATTACTTGGGTGCGTATTGAACGTGCCAAATTTATGTTGAAGAAATATACCTTCCGTTTAACTGAAGTCGCTACGCGTTGTGGTTTTCAAGACGTGAATTATTTTTATCGAGTATTTAAAAAGAAGACCAGTTATACCCCATCAGACTATCGAACTATGGTTAAAATATAG
- a CDS encoding PTS system, IIBC component: MITDLINEQLICLDLAAKTKDDVFSEMAEHLLQQGRINDKQVFLNDIYAREELGNTGFEEGVALPHAKSSAVISPAVMIGISKQGIEYGAEDGLPSKLFFMIASPENGADHHIEVLAELSCKLIEDGFIEKFLAATSPKMALALLLEKTENTNAVEATNGFLIGVTGCPAGIAHTYLASEALEKGAAELGYTIKVETNGSIGVKNSPTAEEIEKAEAIIVACDKQVDLTRFAGKKLIQTNVKAPIKDAKGLITQSLTQPPFVADTTKSSSDNKGSSSQTRSDIYRYLMNGVSHMIPFVVTGGLLIALALALGGQPTESGMAIPPGSLWNKVLDVGVVAFTLMIPILAGYIAYAIADRPALTPGLIGGWIANNGSFYGADAGTGFIGAIIAGLLVGYFVKFIVNINYHKFIQPLVPIVIAPITGSLFIASLFIFVIGAPIADLMDSLNVLLTNMSTGNVVLLGIVLGGMAGFDMGGPFNKVAFLFSVGMIASGQTQFMGAMACAIPVAPLGMSLATVIGRKFNIFEESEIEAGKASGAMGLVGISEGAIPFAAQDPISVIPANILGSMVAAVMAFSFGITNSVAHGGPVVALLGAMNKPVLALACMAAGATVTALVCVSIKKARQAKSFSVAAA; this comes from the coding sequence ATGATTACTGACTTAATCAACGAACAGCTAATTTGCTTAGATCTTGCAGCAAAAACCAAAGACGACGTTTTTTCTGAAATGGCAGAACATCTTCTGCAACAAGGTCGAATCAATGACAAACAGGTATTTCTTAATGATATCTACGCAAGAGAAGAATTAGGAAATACAGGCTTTGAAGAAGGCGTCGCACTACCACATGCGAAAAGCTCGGCGGTTATCTCCCCTGCAGTCATGATTGGTATCAGCAAGCAAGGTATCGAATATGGCGCTGAAGATGGGCTACCATCTAAATTATTCTTTATGATTGCCTCCCCTGAAAACGGTGCAGATCATCACATTGAAGTACTGGCTGAACTGTCTTGTAAACTCATTGAAGATGGATTTATTGAAAAATTCTTAGCCGCAACATCACCAAAAATGGCGTTAGCGCTACTACTTGAAAAAACAGAAAACACCAACGCAGTTGAAGCAACTAATGGCTTTTTAATTGGTGTCACTGGTTGCCCTGCAGGTATTGCCCACACCTACTTAGCTTCTGAAGCACTAGAAAAAGGCGCGGCAGAATTAGGCTACACCATCAAGGTAGAAACTAACGGCTCTATTGGCGTTAAAAACAGCCCTACCGCAGAAGAAATTGAAAAAGCAGAAGCGATTATCGTCGCATGTGACAAACAAGTAGATCTGACTCGCTTCGCAGGTAAAAAGCTGATTCAAACCAACGTTAAAGCACCGATTAAAGATGCAAAAGGCTTAATTACTCAATCTCTTACACAACCTCCTTTTGTTGCTGATACAACTAAATCAAGCTCAGATAACAAAGGCAGTTCGTCTCAAACCCGCTCAGATATTTATCGTTACCTAATGAATGGCGTATCACACATGATCCCATTTGTTGTCACTGGCGGTTTATTAATCGCACTGGCACTTGCTCTGGGTGGTCAACCAACTGAAAGCGGTATGGCTATTCCTCCAGGTAGTTTATGGAACAAAGTGCTCGATGTTGGTGTTGTCGCTTTTACCTTAATGATCCCAATTCTTGCGGGTTACATTGCTTATGCGATTGCTGATCGTCCAGCGTTAACTCCTGGCCTTATTGGTGGTTGGATTGCCAATAACGGCTCATTTTATGGTGCTGATGCAGGTACTGGTTTTATCGGTGCCATTATCGCCGGTCTGCTAGTGGGCTATTTTGTTAAATTCATCGTTAACATCAACTACCACAAGTTCATTCAACCTCTTGTGCCTATCGTTATTGCACCTATTACAGGTTCACTATTCATCGCTTCATTATTCATTTTTGTTATTGGTGCGCCGATTGCTGATTTGATGGATTCACTAAACGTACTACTAACCAACATGAGCACAGGTAACGTTGTTCTACTTGGTATCGTTCTAGGTGGCATGGCTGGCTTTGATATGGGTGGTCCATTCAATAAAGTCGCCTTCCTATTCTCTGTCGGCATGATTGCGAGTGGTCAAACTCAATTCATGGGCGCGATGGCGTGTGCAATTCCTGTCGCTCCACTAGGTATGTCATTAGCAACGGTTATTGGTCGCAAATTCAATATCTTTGAAGAGTCTGAAATTGAAGCAGGTAAAGCCTCTGGTGCCATGGGTCTGGTGGGAATCTCTGAAGGTGCCATTCCATTTGCAGCGCAAGATCCTATCTCAGTTATCCCTGCCAATATCCTTGGTTCTATGGTTGCCGCAGTAATGGCGTTCTCATTTGGCATAACAAACAGCGTTGCTCACGGTGGTCCTGTTGTTGCTCTACTTGGTGCAATGAATAAACCGGTATTAGCACTGGCTTGCATGGCAGCGGGCGCAACCGTAACCGCATTGGTTTGTGTTTCTATTAAAAAAGCTCGCCAAGCGAAATCATTTTCTGTAGCGGCAGCTTAA
- a CDS encoding PTS system, fructose-like permease IIC component, which yields MSTMTATTQPSGDWKQTLSKLKGHLLFGTSHMLPFVVAGGVLLALAVMATGKGAVPDTGILADISTIAIKGLVLFPIILGGFIGYSIADKPALAPAFIASGIMADLGGGFLGCIVAGFIAGGVVLQLKRLPIPAHLSALGVYFIYPLVGTLVSAGIVMWGLGAAISSFMIAMNEFLASMAGSSKAVLGAILGGMTAFDMGGPINKVATLFAQTQVNTQPWLMGGVGIAICTPPLGMALATFMFKKKFSKEEQEAGKAAAIMGSIGISEGAIPFAANDPMRVLPSIVIGGMVGCVFGFMTDVLLHAPWGGLITAPVSSNIPMYVVGIALGSLTTALIVGFWKPVVVEDETAVATPVQAQAAPVAGEGEYDVLAVTCCPSGVAHTFMAAKALEKAAAAAGIKIKVETQGSNGLVNKLTAKDVANAKFIILAHDIPVKESDRFANIRQVECSTKGAMKTALSLIQDNIK from the coding sequence ATGTCAACGATGACTGCAACAACTCAACCATCTGGTGATTGGAAACAAACACTATCCAAATTAAAAGGACACTTGCTTTTTGGTACATCTCACATGCTTCCGTTCGTGGTTGCAGGTGGGGTACTTTTAGCTCTAGCAGTAATGGCTACGGGTAAAGGTGCAGTTCCTGATACGGGTATTCTAGCGGATATTTCAACTATCGCGATTAAAGGTCTTGTACTTTTCCCAATCATTCTTGGTGGCTTTATTGGTTATTCTATTGCGGATAAACCAGCATTAGCGCCTGCATTTATTGCATCAGGTATTATGGCTGATTTAGGTGGTGGCTTCCTTGGTTGTATCGTTGCTGGTTTCATTGCTGGCGGTGTGGTTCTTCAACTTAAGAGATTGCCTATCCCAGCACATTTAAGCGCACTAGGCGTTTACTTTATTTATCCTCTTGTTGGTACGCTAGTTTCTGCTGGTATCGTAATGTGGGGCTTAGGTGCAGCTATCTCTTCTTTCATGATTGCGATGAATGAATTCCTAGCGTCAATGGCGGGTTCTTCTAAAGCGGTTCTAGGTGCGATTCTTGGTGGTATGACGGCGTTTGATATGGGTGGCCCAATCAACAAAGTAGCAACACTATTCGCTCAAACACAAGTAAATACACAACCATGGCTAATGGGTGGCGTTGGTATCGCGATTTGTACTCCACCACTAGGTATGGCACTTGCAACATTCATGTTTAAGAAGAAATTCTCTAAAGAAGAGCAAGAAGCAGGTAAAGCAGCGGCAATCATGGGTTCAATTGGTATCTCTGAAGGGGCTATCCCGTTCGCAGCAAATGACCCAATGCGTGTTCTTCCATCTATCGTAATTGGCGGCATGGTTGGTTGTGTGTTTGGCTTCATGACTGATGTATTACTTCATGCACCTTGGGGCGGTTTAATTACAGCACCTGTCTCTAGCAACATCCCAATGTATGTTGTAGGTATTGCACTAGGTTCATTAACAACAGCGCTAATTGTTGGCTTCTGGAAACCAGTAGTTGTAGAAGATGAAACAGCAGTAGCAACACCAGTACAAGCTCAAGCGGCACCAGTTGCTGGCGAAGGTGAGTATGATGTTCTAGCGGTTACATGTTGTCCTTCAGGTGTAGCACACACGTTCATGGCAGCAAAAGCACTAGAGAAAGCAGCCGCAGCAGCAGGCATCAAGATTAAAGTTGAGACTCAAGGTTCTAACGGCTTAGTGAACAAACTGACAGCAAAAGACGTAGCGAACGCTAAGTTCATTATCCTTGCTCATGATATTCCAGTAAAAGAATCAGATCGTTTTGCTAACATTCGTCAAGTTGAATGTTCAACCAAAGGCGCAATGAAAACGGCATTATCATTGATTCAAGACAATATAAAATAA
- the manA gene encoding mannose-6-phosphate isomerase, which yields MNKSTQQFFYPMTNVIQDYAWGSFTSIEALFDIKNTSNKPQAELWMGAHPNGCSTVTMNGQPTLLSELINQDQTAYLSSLTADHFGELPYLFKVLAAEKALSIQVHPNKQQAMAGYDKEEQSGIELNAFNRNYKDNNHKPELVYALTPYKAMNGFREYNEIIALFNQMALPSLEEIITSFEQQPNSQGLKCFFKDILSLTDNAKESALTDLGHFANNNKQNALFALIDDLSTQYPNDIGLFTPLILNVITLQPGEAMYLNACTPHAYINGTGLEIMANSDNVLRAGLTPKFMDIDELMDCTEFVSISTESLIMQPNIINGGMNYPIPVSDFKFSVFASVDDLPLETHSAEILFAIDGDMTLHHSTGETVNVPKGHSIFVPAYAHQYTLKSSGKVARAYN from the coding sequence ATGAATAAATCAACTCAACAATTCTTTTACCCTATGACCAATGTAATTCAAGATTATGCATGGGGAAGCTTCACCTCTATCGAAGCCTTATTTGATATAAAAAACACCAGCAATAAGCCACAAGCAGAATTATGGATGGGCGCTCACCCAAATGGTTGTTCTACCGTTACTATGAATGGCCAACCAACCTTATTATCTGAGCTAATCAATCAAGATCAAACCGCCTATTTATCTTCGTTAACGGCAGATCACTTTGGTGAATTACCATATTTATTCAAAGTATTAGCAGCAGAAAAAGCACTCTCTATTCAGGTTCATCCTAATAAACAACAAGCGATGGCAGGCTACGATAAAGAAGAGCAATCAGGAATAGAGCTGAATGCATTTAATCGTAACTATAAAGACAATAACCACAAACCAGAATTGGTATACGCGTTAACACCTTACAAAGCGATGAATGGTTTTAGAGAATATAACGAGATCATTGCCCTATTTAACCAAATGGCGCTGCCTTCTCTTGAAGAAATCATCACAAGTTTTGAACAACAGCCAAACTCACAAGGGTTAAAATGCTTCTTTAAAGATATTCTTTCATTAACTGATAATGCAAAAGAGTCGGCATTAACCGATCTAGGTCACTTCGCCAACAATAATAAACAAAATGCTCTATTTGCTTTAATTGATGATTTATCAACTCAGTACCCAAATGACATTGGTTTATTTACTCCATTAATACTTAATGTCATTACTCTGCAACCGGGTGAAGCCATGTACTTAAACGCTTGTACGCCTCATGCTTACATTAATGGCACTGGACTAGAGATAATGGCAAATTCAGACAATGTACTGCGCGCAGGGTTAACCCCAAAATTCATGGATATTGATGAGCTTATGGATTGCACAGAGTTTGTTAGTATTTCTACTGAATCATTGATTATGCAACCTAACATTATTAATGGAGGGATGAATTACCCTATCCCTGTGAGCGATTTTAAATTCTCAGTATTTGCATCAGTTGATGATCTACCACTAGAAACGCACAGTGCCGAGATTTTATTTGCGATTGATGGTGACATGACATTGCATCACTCAACAGGTGAAACGGTCAATGTACCTAAAGGGCATTCTATTTTTGTTCCAGCTTACGCACACCAATACACACTAAAATCAAGTGGGAAAGTGGCAAGAGCGTATAACTAA